In Drosophila nasuta strain 15112-1781.00 chromosome 4, ASM2355853v1, whole genome shotgun sequence, a single genomic region encodes these proteins:
- the LOC132794843 gene encoding LOW QUALITY PROTEIN: NADH-ubiquinone oxidoreductase 49 kDa subunit (The sequence of the model RefSeq protein was modified relative to this genomic sequence to represent the inferred CDS: deleted 1 base in 1 codon), with protein MLSNIVKRSASVGIHFLKGQSQITAAGGSVLSTNQYRGAAKWYPDPEFMKQFSGPVMYPDEVTALWQVPPWNSKVVPVEKSVRNLTLNFGPQHPAAHGVLRLVLELDGETVMRADPHIGLLHRGTEKLIEYKTYTQALPYFDRLDYVSMMCNEQCYSLAVEKLLNIEVPLRAKYIRTLFAELTRILNHIMAVGTHALDVGALTPFFWLFEEREKMMEFYERVSGARMHAAYIRPGGVSLDMPLGLMDDIYEFASKFSERLDEVEDVLSTNRIWVQRTEDIGIVSAEEALNYGFSGVMLRGSGIKWDLRKQQPYDAYHLVDFDIPIGTKGDCYDRYLCRIEEMRQSLRIIDQCLNQMPPGEIKTDDAKVTPPTRSEMKTSMEALIHHFKLFTQGYQVPPGATYAAIEAPKGEFGVYLVADGSSRPYRCKIKAPGFAHLAALEKIGKQHMLADVVAIIGTLDVVFGEIDR; from the exons atgcTTAGCAATATTGTAAAGCGGTCGGCGAGTGTCGGAATTCACTTTTTGAAAGGTCAATCGCAGATTACAGCGGCTGGTGGCAGTGTGCTTAG tACGAATCAATACAGAGGAGCAGCTAAATGGTATCCAGATCCTGAATTTATGAAACAATTTAGCGGTCCAGTGATGTATCCAGATGAAGTTACCGCACTGTGGCAAGTGCCCCCATGGAACA GCAAAGTTGTACCCGTTGAGAAATCGGTTCGCAATTTGACCTTAAATTTTGGCCCCCAGCATCCGGCAGCCCACGGTGTTCTACGTCTTGTGCTTGAGCTTGATGGCGag ACGGTGATGCGAGCAGATCCCCATATTGGTCTCCTGCATCGTGGCACTGAGAAGTTAATCGAGTACAAGACCTATACACAAGCACTGCCATACTTCGATCGTTTGGATTACGTGTCGATGATGTGCAATGAACAATGCTACTCACTGGCCGTTGAGAAGCTACTCAACATCGAAGTTCCTCTGCGTGCCAAATACATTCGAA CACTGTTTGCTGAATTAACTCGCATTCTCAATCATATCATGGCCGTAGGCACTCATGCCTTAGACGTTGGTGCGCTGACTCCGTTTTTCTGGCTT TTTGAAGAACGTGAGAAAATGATGGAATTCTATGAACGTGTTTCAGGCGCCCGCATGCATGCCGCTTATATTCGACCAGGCGGAGTCTCAtta GATATGCCATTGGGTTTAATGGAtgatatttatgaatttgCATCTAAGTTCTCTGAACGTTTAGATGAGGTCGAGGATGTGCTTAGTACGAACCGTATATGGGTACAACGAACTGAAGATATTGGTATTGTGTCAGCTGAGGAAGCTCTCAACTATGGCTTCAGTGGCGTTATGCTAAGAGGTTCGGGCATCAAATGGGATTTGAGAAAGCAACAACCATATGATGCTTACCACTTGGTTGACTTTGATATACCAATCGGTACAAAAGGCGATTGCTATGATCGATATCTATGTCGCATTGAAGAGATGCGCCAATCACTGCGCATTATCGATCAGTGCTTAAATCAAATGCCGCCCGGTGAAATTAAGACGGATGATGCTAAAGTTACGCCGCCCACGCGCTCTGAAATGAAGACATCGATGGAAGCCCTCATCCaccattttaaattatttacccAGGGTTATCAAGTACCGCCTGGTGCGACTTATGCAGCCATTGAAGCTCCAAAGGGTGAGTTCGGCGTTTATTTGGTAGCCGATGGCTCAAGCCGCCCATATCGCTGCAAGATTAAAGCCCCCGGATTTGCTCATTTGGCTGCACTTGAAAAAATTGGAAAGCAACATATGTTGGCCGATGTTGTTGCAATTATTGGCACtcttgatgttgtttttggcgAAATTGATCGATGA